The following are encoded in a window of Candidatus Dormiibacterota bacterium genomic DNA:
- a CDS encoding ABC transporter permease — translation MTVNAVGLWTLTKRELIRSVKIINQVIWPPIITTLLYVYVFGMAIGSRIPHVQGVTYAQFLVPGLIMLQTIDSSYGECSSSVFQGRFMNHIQELLIAPMSAAEVLAGFVFGSLVRALIIAGLITILGALLVHTLPSDWTTYLVVLVLVAVLFSALGIIFGLLAEKFDHLAVLTTFVITPLTFVGGVFTAATMLPPALRTLELANPIFYTIDAFRRSYTGQSFLAPAYSIGAIALLCVVTLAIAWRMIALGVKLRT, via the coding sequence ATGACGGTCAACGCCGTGGGCTTGTGGACGCTCACGAAGCGCGAGCTGATCCGCAGCGTGAAGATCATCAACCAAGTGATCTGGCCGCCGATTATCACGACGCTGCTCTACGTGTACGTCTTCGGCATGGCAATCGGAAGCCGGATACCGCACGTGCAAGGAGTGACCTACGCGCAGTTTCTCGTCCCGGGGCTCATCATGCTGCAAACGATCGATTCGTCGTACGGCGAATGCTCGAGCTCGGTCTTCCAAGGCCGCTTCATGAATCACATCCAAGAGCTGCTGATCGCGCCGATGTCCGCGGCGGAGGTGCTCGCCGGATTCGTCTTCGGGAGCCTCGTCCGCGCGCTCATCATCGCCGGGCTCATCACGATTCTCGGCGCGCTGCTCGTGCACACGCTGCCCAGCGACTGGACGACCTACCTCGTGGTGCTGGTACTCGTCGCGGTGCTCTTCTCGGCACTCGGAATCATCTTCGGGTTGCTCGCCGAGAAGTTCGACCATCTGGCCGTCCTGACGACGTTCGTCATCACCCCACTCACGTTCGTCGGCGGCGTCTTCACGGCAGCCACGATGCTCCCGCCTGCGCTGCGCACGCTCGAGCTCGCGAATCCGATTTTCTACACGATCGACGCCTTCCGGCGAAGCTATACGGGCCAGAGTTTTCTCGCGCCGGCCTATTCGATCGGCGCGATCGCGCTGCTCTGCGTCGTCACTCTGGCCATCGCGTGGCGCATGATCGCTCTCGGCGTCAAACTGCGCACGTAG
- a CDS encoding MBL fold metallo-hydrolase: MHLPLEDEFGDVLRKAMLGTRTDAEDMARATGIAAATIAAWAAGRGTVGEDEARAVARVLRLDPGHLADSAAGRWYPQPVEAPDVRHHPQQPHPSNGYVFFLAGSRRAALVDPAGVPENLLRILRDGDYHLQYVLITHKHADHCDATADVAAAFPAAQIVMHELDVHAIGPLADRALRVRDGEELPFGDEVRVRMLHTPGHTDGSSSYLFRSTVFTGDTLFAGSVGGAYGDVSTYDDILTSVRTKLFTLPDDTVVMPGHGPPSTIAQERAHNPFFSG; this comes from the coding sequence ATGCACCTGCCTCTCGAGGATGAATTCGGCGACGTACTCCGCAAGGCGATGCTCGGAACCCGCACCGATGCCGAGGATATGGCGCGGGCGACCGGCATCGCAGCTGCTACCATTGCCGCATGGGCCGCAGGCCGGGGAACTGTCGGCGAGGACGAAGCACGCGCCGTAGCGCGGGTCTTGAGGCTCGATCCAGGACACCTCGCCGACTCGGCTGCGGGCCGGTGGTATCCGCAGCCGGTAGAAGCGCCCGACGTGCGCCATCATCCGCAACAGCCACACCCAAGCAACGGATACGTGTTCTTCCTGGCCGGCAGCCGTCGCGCGGCCCTCGTCGATCCGGCTGGCGTGCCCGAGAATCTTCTGCGCATCCTGCGCGACGGCGACTACCATCTGCAGTACGTCCTGATCACGCACAAACACGCAGACCATTGCGACGCGACGGCCGACGTAGCGGCTGCGTTTCCCGCGGCGCAGATCGTCATGCACGAGCTCGACGTTCACGCGATCGGCCCGCTCGCCGACCGGGCGCTTCGCGTGCGCGACGGCGAGGAGCTTCCCTTCGGCGACGAGGTGCGCGTGCGCATGCTCCACACGCCGGGGCACACGGACGGTTCTTCTTCCTACCTCTTCAGGTCAACGGTGTTCACGGGCGATACGCTCTTCGCCGGCAGCGTCGGCGGCGCGTACGGCGACGTCTCTACGTATGACGACATCCTTACCTCGGTGCGCACGAAGCTCTTCACGCTCCCGGACGACACCGTCGTCATGCCCGGGCACGGACCGCCCTCCACGATCGCGCAGGAACGCGCCCACAACCCCTTCTTCAGCGGCTGA
- the trxB gene encoding thioredoxin-disulfide reductase, translated as MKMERVVVIGSGPAGLTAAVYAARANLAPLVLAGGLYGGQLMLTTDVENYPGFPEGILGPELMTKIREQAERFGARILDIDATGVDFTTRRLVVSTSDEAYRAETVIVATGASARWLGVPGEDLLRGRGVSTCATCDGAFFKERHIVVVGGGDSAMEEALFLTRFGRRVTVIHRRDGLRASKIMAERAHANRKIDFMWNTVVEGVLGEERVTGLRLRNLLDESLFDFDCDAIFVAIGHTPNTEIFRGQLDLDSAGYILSPDGTMTSAEGVFVAGDVYDHRYRQAITAAGSGCRAAMDAERYLEALEFAPPPLTRSVGASSERR; from the coding sequence ATGAAGATGGAGCGCGTCGTCGTTATTGGATCCGGGCCAGCAGGTCTTACCGCAGCGGTCTATGCGGCGCGCGCGAATCTCGCGCCCTTGGTCCTCGCCGGTGGGCTGTACGGCGGACAGCTGATGCTGACGACGGACGTGGAGAACTACCCTGGATTCCCCGAAGGGATTCTCGGTCCCGAGCTGATGACGAAGATTCGCGAGCAGGCTGAGCGCTTCGGCGCGCGCATTCTCGACATCGATGCGACGGGCGTCGATTTCACGACAAGACGGCTCGTCGTCAGCACCTCCGACGAAGCCTATCGAGCAGAGACCGTCATCGTCGCAACGGGCGCGAGCGCGCGCTGGCTCGGCGTTCCCGGCGAGGATCTCTTGCGGGGTCGCGGCGTGTCGACCTGCGCGACGTGCGACGGGGCCTTCTTCAAGGAGAGGCACATCGTCGTCGTCGGCGGAGGAGACTCCGCCATGGAAGAGGCGCTCTTCTTGACGCGATTCGGCCGCCGGGTGACGGTCATACATCGCCGCGACGGTCTGCGGGCGAGCAAGATCATGGCTGAGCGAGCGCACGCCAATCGCAAGATCGACTTCATGTGGAACACCGTCGTCGAAGGGGTGCTCGGAGAAGAGAGAGTCACTGGTCTGCGGCTGCGCAACCTGCTCGACGAGAGCCTCTTCGATTTCGATTGCGACGCGATCTTCGTCGCGATCGGTCACACGCCGAATACCGAAATCTTCCGGGGGCAGCTCGATCTCGACAGCGCGGGATACATTCTCTCACCCGACGGCACCATGACGAGCGCCGAGGGCGTCTTCGTGGCCGGCGACGTGTACGATCACCGGTATCGGCAAGCGATCACCGCGGCGGGATCGGGCTGCCGAGCGGCGATGGACGCGGAGCGCTATCTCGAGGCGCTCGAGTTCGCACCGCCTCCGCTCACGCGATCGGTCGGCGCTTCGAGCGAGCGCCGGTAG
- a CDS encoding GNAT family N-acetyltransferase produces the protein MTQRHALSTARLDLVPAQPAHAELTWKYLDDERMWNFFPALRPPTIEALRQRYERWMHEVPYLGAIERWENWISLRREDGAAIGEAQATYAGTSVYIAYGVFPPFRRLGFAREAMEAVLEHARGAHGARTGIAEMAAGNAASAGVARSLGFTQVATRRDLDPGLGYRGETYVYRRSLEAPTDRVSGGGANSSASR, from the coding sequence ATGACGCAACGGCACGCGCTCTCGACGGCTCGCCTCGATCTCGTACCGGCGCAACCCGCGCACGCCGAACTGACGTGGAAGTATCTCGACGACGAGCGCATGTGGAACTTCTTTCCCGCCCTGCGACCGCCGACGATCGAGGCGCTGCGGCAGCGATACGAGCGCTGGATGCACGAGGTTCCGTACCTGGGCGCAATCGAACGGTGGGAGAACTGGATCAGCTTGCGCCGAGAAGACGGAGCTGCGATCGGTGAGGCGCAGGCGACGTATGCGGGAACGAGCGTCTACATCGCGTACGGCGTCTTTCCGCCGTTTCGCCGGCTCGGATTCGCGCGCGAAGCGATGGAAGCGGTGCTCGAGCACGCGCGCGGCGCACACGGCGCGCGTACAGGCATTGCCGAGATGGCGGCGGGCAATGCCGCGTCGGCGGGCGTCGCGCGCAGCCTGGGCTTCACGCAGGTCGCGACGCGGCGCGATCTCGATCCCGGCCTCGGTTACCGGGGCGAGACCTACGTCTACCGGCGCTCGCTCGAAGCGCCGACCGATCGCGTGAGCGGAGGCGGTGCGAACTCGAGCGCCTCGAGATAG
- a CDS encoding TIGR01777 family oxidoreductase gives MRVALLGGSGFIGDALAAALRARGDDVTVLSLRDPEHAADGATDCEAIVNLAGEPIAQRWTAAVKQRLHDSRTVLPRAFLQHLARLQRRATVYVSASAIDYYGPSATATFDESSPAGKTFLAGICAAWEREAQGASALGMRVACIRTGLALGKGGMLAKLVPLFRAGMGGRIGDGTSWYSWIHADDLAGIYLSAIDDPDGALNAVAPNPVTNAEFVRELGRALHRPAFLPAPTFALRAALGEGANVLLERQRVLPRRALERGYRFKFPELAGALEDVVR, from the coding sequence ATGCGCGTCGCACTGCTCGGCGGCAGCGGGTTCATCGGCGACGCGCTCGCGGCAGCTCTGCGAGCGCGCGGCGATGACGTGACGGTTCTGTCGCTGCGCGACCCCGAGCATGCTGCGGACGGCGCGACCGATTGCGAGGCGATCGTGAATCTTGCCGGCGAGCCGATCGCTCAGCGCTGGACGGCTGCGGTAAAGCAGCGTCTTCACGACAGCCGCACGGTGCTTCCGCGCGCTTTTTTGCAGCATCTTGCTCGATTGCAACGACGCGCGACCGTCTACGTAAGCGCCTCGGCGATCGACTATTACGGTCCGAGCGCAACCGCGACGTTCGACGAGAGCAGCCCCGCGGGAAAGACGTTTCTGGCGGGCATATGCGCTGCGTGGGAGCGCGAAGCGCAAGGCGCTTCCGCTTTAGGGATGCGCGTCGCCTGCATCCGCACGGGCCTCGCGCTTGGCAAAGGCGGAATGCTCGCGAAGCTCGTCCCGCTCTTTCGCGCCGGGATGGGCGGGCGCATCGGCGACGGCACGTCGTGGTACTCATGGATTCACGCCGACGATCTCGCCGGAATCTACCTCAGCGCCATCGACGACCCGGACGGAGCACTCAATGCCGTCGCGCCGAACCCCGTTACCAACGCCGAGTTCGTGCGCGAGCTGGGCCGCGCGCTTCACAGGCCGGCGTTCCTTCCGGCTCCGACGTTTGCGTTGCGGGCGGCACTCGGGGAGGGGGCAAACGTGTTGCTCGAGCGTCAACGCGTGCTTCCCCGCCGCGCGCTCGAGCGCGGCTATCGCTTTAAATTCCCAGAGTTGGCCGGCGCCCTCGAAGACGTCGTGCGATGA
- a CDS encoding M28 family peptidase encodes MSRRIAVAVLLLFTTQTLPARPASQSPQDVLLATPTAAGALESSRRIDREMHYAGTPGDERLAQWMAGRLRAYGFRTTIESFAALVPQPRLLALVIMTRHPVALNLRESGVPGDREGTRPDAGIPFNAGSASGTVTAALVDAGQGRETDYAALAAANVRVRGKIVLVQYGAEFRGLLALRAQQHGAAAIIFHNGPHSPSGVVQRGSLGNAIKIPVLPVSAAVARRLLGANARIRVTVREILVRRRLWNTIGVLAGRSSKEVVLGGHRDAWVYGVTDNGDGISTLLETAKALGALARTGWKPRRSIVIAGWDGEELGELGSIAYERAHADRLRAQCVAYVNMDEGESGQIFGASAAAALAQFVTSATARIMDPAQRTRSLLARWQAQSDGAQVGAPGGGSDFEAFLYDTGIPTIDSGFGGPFGVYHSAFDDLHYARTQADPGFVNHRAMAQLLAVMAYRLADEPLRALYRLSPYARALRQDVATIVPSAHAGDVAPFAAAVARFASRAQAADGHVSDGILLDAVHRLNLICYGRNGYAAVPLPELSAAVATGDTSTIREAAVRAAAALDAITAELSV; translated from the coding sequence ATGAGCCGGCGCATCGCCGTCGCCGTCCTATTGCTCTTCACGACGCAGACGCTGCCCGCGCGACCGGCCTCGCAGAGCCCGCAAGACGTCTTGCTCGCCACGCCGACCGCCGCCGGCGCGCTCGAGAGCTCGCGCCGCATCGATCGCGAGATGCATTACGCGGGCACGCCGGGAGACGAGCGGCTGGCGCAATGGATGGCCGGCCGTCTACGCGCCTACGGATTTCGCACGACGATCGAATCCTTCGCCGCGCTCGTTCCACAGCCGCGCCTGCTCGCACTCGTCATCATGACGCGTCATCCGGTCGCCCTTAATCTCCGCGAGTCCGGCGTCCCTGGCGACCGCGAAGGCACGCGGCCAGACGCAGGCATTCCGTTCAATGCGGGGAGCGCTTCGGGAACGGTTACTGCTGCGTTGGTCGACGCCGGGCAGGGGCGCGAAACGGATTATGCGGCGCTCGCAGCCGCAAATGTGCGCGTGCGCGGCAAGATCGTGCTCGTGCAATACGGTGCCGAGTTTCGCGGGTTGCTCGCGCTGCGCGCGCAGCAGCACGGCGCGGCCGCCATCATCTTTCACAACGGTCCCCATTCTCCGAGCGGCGTGGTCCAGCGTGGCAGCCTTGGCAACGCAATCAAAATCCCCGTCCTTCCGGTGAGCGCTGCGGTGGCACGCCGCCTGCTCGGCGCGAACGCCAGGATCCGCGTGACGGTACGCGAGATTTTGGTACGCCGGCGGCTCTGGAATACGATCGGGGTTCTCGCCGGAAGATCGAGCAAGGAGGTCGTGTTGGGGGGGCATCGCGACGCGTGGGTGTATGGCGTCACCGACAACGGGGACGGCATCTCCACGCTGCTCGAAACGGCAAAGGCGCTCGGCGCGCTCGCGCGTACCGGGTGGAAGCCAAGGAGATCGATCGTGATCGCCGGTTGGGACGGCGAAGAGCTGGGCGAGCTCGGCTCGATCGCATACGAGCGCGCGCACGCCGATCGCCTGCGCGCGCAGTGCGTCGCGTACGTCAACATGGACGAGGGCGAGAGCGGCCAGATATTCGGCGCCTCGGCCGCGGCAGCGTTGGCGCAGTTCGTCACGAGCGCGACCGCACGCATTATGGACCCCGCGCAGCGTACACGCTCGCTTCTCGCGCGTTGGCAGGCTCAATCGGACGGCGCGCAAGTAGGCGCTCCGGGCGGCGGCTCCGACTTCGAAGCCTTCCTCTACGATACGGGTATTCCGACGATCGATTCGGGGTTCGGCGGGCCATTCGGCGTCTACCACTCCGCGTTCGACGATCTCCATTACGCGCGGACTCAAGCCGACCCCGGATTCGTGAACCACCGTGCGATGGCGCAACTGCTCGCGGTGATGGCCTACCGGCTCGCAGACGAGCCGCTGCGCGCACTCTACCGCCTCTCGCCGTACGCAAGGGCGTTGCGCCAGGACGTCGCAACGATCGTGCCGTCAGCGCATGCCGGCGACGTCGCGCCGTTCGCCGCCGCGGTAGCGCGCTTCGCCTCCCGGGCACAAGCGGCCGACGGTCATGTCAGCGACGGTATCCTTCTCGATGCGGTGCACCGCTTGAATCTCATCTGCTACGGGCGTAACGGCTATGCCGCCGTACCGTTACCGGAGCTGAGTGCTGCTGTAGCCACCGGAGATACGAGCACGATTCGAGAGGCTGCCGTTCGGGCGGCAGCCGCACTCGATGCGATCACCGCGGAGCTGTCCGTCTAG
- a CDS encoding DUF2600 family protein gives MLQDVRWAVGRVATSRTRLAMLAGGGFSGAYDVAEFLLSVVPKAARALAEIRALADVIPDDRLRIQALSSIDAKAYHVAGGCILATFLTPSAADRYVEIVAPLETIYDYLDNLCDRHPDVGIAAYPILHRAIADALHPDAVAGGYYDLGPSGDDGDYLVTLVRRVQRGLARLAGHEQLLPLFREAASLYADMQTFVHFPPAEREEACRLWYERHAERYGELEWFEFACAAGSQLHVYAPLFMLFDTRYGSIADAYHAYFPAVSALHVLLDSFIDQEEDREHDDVNFVALYGGSERFFERVAYLARRAVRAFSRLPEPRRHRFVLRTMSLFYLTHPKVYAQRLDEPALELLKIIDTALDEGSR, from the coding sequence GTGCTGCAAGACGTTCGATGGGCCGTCGGGCGCGTTGCGACGAGCCGTACGCGCCTCGCGATGCTCGCCGGCGGCGGCTTCTCCGGAGCGTATGACGTGGCGGAGTTCCTGCTGAGCGTCGTCCCAAAAGCCGCGCGAGCGCTCGCGGAGATCCGCGCGCTGGCCGACGTCATTCCCGACGATCGCTTACGCATTCAGGCCTTGAGCTCGATCGACGCAAAAGCGTACCACGTCGCGGGAGGCTGCATCCTCGCAACGTTCTTGACGCCGTCGGCAGCCGATCGCTACGTCGAGATCGTCGCGCCGCTCGAAACGATCTACGACTACCTCGATAACCTGTGCGACCGTCATCCCGACGTCGGCATCGCAGCGTATCCGATCCTGCACCGCGCGATCGCCGATGCACTCCATCCCGACGCGGTCGCCGGCGGCTATTACGATCTCGGGCCTTCGGGTGACGACGGCGATTATCTCGTGACGCTCGTCCGCCGCGTTCAGCGCGGGCTTGCGCGCCTAGCCGGTCACGAGCAGTTGCTGCCGCTCTTTCGCGAGGCCGCGAGCCTCTACGCCGACATGCAGACCTTCGTGCATTTCCCTCCGGCCGAGCGCGAAGAGGCGTGCCGGCTCTGGTACGAGCGGCATGCCGAGCGCTACGGCGAGCTCGAATGGTTCGAGTTCGCATGCGCGGCGGGCTCGCAGCTTCACGTCTACGCGCCGCTGTTCATGCTCTTCGACACGCGCTACGGCTCCATTGCCGATGCGTACCATGCGTATTTCCCTGCGGTGAGCGCGCTGCACGTGCTGCTCGACTCGTTCATCGATCAAGAGGAAGACCGCGAGCACGACGATGTGAACTTCGTCGCGCTCTACGGAGGGAGCGAGCGCTTCTTCGAGCGCGTGGCATACCTCGCACGTCGAGCCGTCCGCGCCTTCTCGCGCCTTCCCGAGCCCCGGCGTCACCGCTTCGTGCTACGTACCATGTCGCTCTTCTATCTGACGCACCCGAAGGTCTACGCACAGCGGCTCGACGAACCGGCGCTGGAGTTGTTGAAGATCATCGATACGGCACTCGACGAGGGATCACGATGA
- a CDS encoding helix-turn-helix transcriptional regulator, which yields MSVRIVLDKTKVRHLREQRGFSSQAELAEQTARVDLKRTGVGPRVIWDAENGKPVTVRTWRLIAQALDISDPNELLEGSAPERRAPMRWIALATASAIVVIAAAAVLSMIRPRNPVVMPADRTLVFEDLRGESTLRHPMTLAHGLLCSNLTIDANVTLATDGHSILCSGTIDNRGTIVTGYTRYREYPQSYGGSGGGGGASCTGSGGQDGDATRVPGGPGSLAPADGGSPPAPLLTASLLESWYLVGMKRYLSGAAGGGDLASRYTGTPGARGIYIQAQRIIAGRIVARGQDACDTSGCGPIHGSAGGGGGIVVLAYGDALVPGAYYVRGGRGNRTGCYPSGSGGNGRVIAYDFGRSPPVQLPQLRLLTPRVRSANGCAQRGRIGIVNNTGGTVALLSGNGAFASISQHNKSVAARPGAILRGSIRLRTVNRSPAVSTAPLIATPTWGKRETVWFTVAPTVSRGIGTYDSAVTVKVPSKDGTYALIFAFQIASRAAFVASGSDYVVGPPHWSFRDAVADYDEAQISDAQTYGCAIARRFEGPGYVWLYVPADALRIVVAGRAARAGS from the coding sequence TTGAGCGTCAGAATCGTTCTCGACAAAACAAAGGTGCGTCACCTGCGCGAACAGCGCGGGTTCTCTTCGCAGGCCGAGCTTGCAGAGCAGACGGCACGCGTCGATCTCAAACGAACCGGGGTGGGGCCTCGCGTCATCTGGGATGCGGAGAACGGAAAACCCGTCACCGTGCGCACCTGGAGGCTGATCGCGCAAGCGCTGGACATCTCCGATCCGAACGAGCTGTTGGAGGGTTCTGCGCCGGAGCGCCGCGCGCCCATGCGGTGGATCGCGCTCGCTACCGCGAGCGCGATCGTCGTGATCGCAGCGGCTGCCGTGCTTTCGATGATTAGACCGCGCAACCCCGTTGTGATGCCCGCAGACAGGACGCTCGTTTTCGAGGATCTGCGTGGGGAGAGCACGTTACGCCATCCGATGACTCTCGCGCACGGCCTGCTCTGCAGCAATCTCACGATCGACGCGAACGTAACCCTCGCTACGGATGGTCACAGCATTCTCTGCTCCGGCACCATCGACAATCGCGGCACGATTGTAACCGGATACACGCGATACCGCGAGTATCCGCAGTCCTACGGCGGCTCCGGCGGCGGCGGCGGGGCGAGTTGCACAGGCAGTGGCGGGCAGGACGGCGATGCAACGCGCGTGCCGGGCGGACCGGGATCGCTTGCGCCGGCCGACGGCGGCTCGCCACCTGCGCCCCTTCTTACGGCGAGTCTGCTTGAGAGCTGGTATCTCGTCGGAATGAAGCGGTATCTTAGTGGAGCTGCCGGCGGAGGGGATCTGGCGTCCAGATACACCGGAACGCCCGGCGCGCGGGGCATCTACATTCAGGCGCAGCGCATTATCGCAGGGCGCATCGTTGCCCGAGGGCAAGATGCCTGCGACACGTCGGGTTGCGGGCCGATCCATGGATCGGCGGGCGGCGGTGGCGGCATCGTCGTGCTCGCCTACGGCGATGCGCTGGTTCCAGGCGCGTACTACGTTCGCGGCGGACGGGGAAATCGCACCGGTTGCTACCCGAGCGGCAGCGGCGGAAACGGAAGGGTTATCGCTTACGATTTCGGACGGTCCCCGCCGGTGCAACTTCCCCAACTTCGTCTCCTAACGCCGCGCGTGCGCTCCGCGAACGGCTGCGCGCAGCGCGGACGGATCGGCATCGTCAACAACACCGGCGGAACGGTTGCGCTGCTCTCAGGAAACGGCGCGTTTGCCTCGATATCCCAGCACAATAAGAGCGTCGCCGCGCGCCCGGGAGCGATTCTTCGAGGAAGCATACGATTGCGTACCGTCAACCGCAGTCCTGCGGTCTCAACGGCCCCGCTGATAGCAACCCCGACATGGGGTAAGCGCGAGACCGTGTGGTTCACCGTCGCGCCTACGGTATCGCGCGGCATCGGCACCTACGATTCCGCCGTGACCGTCAAGGTGCCGTCAAAGGATGGGACGTATGCCCTGATCTTTGCCTTTCAGATCGCGTCGCGTGCTGCATTTGTCGCCTCCGGAAGCGACTACGTCGTCGGCCCTCCGCATTGGAGCTTTCGTGACGCGGTTGCGGACTATGACGAAGCGCAAATCTCCGATGCGCAAACCTACGGTTGTGCCATAGCCCGCCGCTTCGAAGGCCCAGGCTACGTATGGCTCTACGTTCCCGCCGATGCCTTGCGCATCGTCGTCGCAGGCCGCGCGGCGCGGGCCGGGTCTTAG
- a CDS encoding FAD-binding oxidoreductase, with the protein MTPGAAERALPQSVEELCALLSRCDGDGTRVAICGGETLRGMGFPPMGSEFVVQTTALKRIVAYNPADLTIAVQGGTTLKTLAARLKRDGQFLPLDAPKPGRATVGGTLAAGWLGPRRHRYGRPRDLLIGSTIVLADGTIARAGGMVVKNVAGYDMSRLYVGSFGTLGVLVQANFKTLPMPGAARAFLAPLPEGTRSRALAQLRALAIEPSAALWIEGFEKEISGAAGAEGRIFVLLENGEELLERATRDLRSALGRAGVPETQIVDARARDVFDAVLDAFVSTVADRSITYRIPAMPDRLDACATEARDIVRRFALDANVIADVMNGDVIVRASRNDTRDLSLKLQVLDDALHQVEPRARVIAGEHPVRAALRVWGADPPAIARMRALKAAFDPHATLNPGRFISGI; encoded by the coding sequence ATGACGCCGGGGGCCGCCGAACGCGCCCTCCCGCAAAGCGTGGAAGAGCTGTGCGCATTGCTCTCGCGCTGCGACGGCGACGGCACGCGCGTCGCGATCTGCGGCGGCGAGACGCTGCGCGGCATGGGGTTTCCCCCCATGGGCAGCGAGTTCGTCGTGCAAACGACGGCGCTCAAACGCATCGTCGCCTACAACCCGGCGGACCTCACCATCGCCGTGCAAGGCGGCACCACGCTGAAGACGCTGGCGGCACGGCTGAAGCGCGACGGACAGTTCTTGCCCCTCGACGCTCCGAAGCCTGGCCGCGCGACCGTCGGCGGGACGCTCGCCGCCGGATGGCTCGGACCGAGGCGCCATCGCTACGGCCGGCCGCGCGATCTGCTCATCGGCTCGACGATCGTGCTTGCCGACGGTACGATCGCGCGCGCGGGCGGCATGGTGGTGAAGAACGTCGCCGGTTACGACATGAGCCGTCTCTACGTCGGATCGTTCGGTACGCTCGGCGTGCTCGTGCAGGCGAACTTCAAGACCCTTCCGATGCCGGGTGCGGCGCGCGCATTCTTGGCGCCGCTTCCCGAAGGGACGCGTTCCCGAGCGCTCGCACAGCTACGCGCACTTGCGATCGAGCCGTCCGCGGCGCTCTGGATCGAGGGGTTCGAGAAAGAGATCTCCGGCGCGGCCGGCGCCGAAGGGCGGATCTTCGTCCTGCTCGAGAACGGCGAAGAGCTGCTCGAGCGCGCGACGCGCGACTTGCGCTCCGCACTCGGCCGCGCGGGCGTGCCGGAGACGCAGATCGTCGACGCCCGCGCGCGCGACGTGTTCGACGCCGTCCTCGATGCGTTCGTGTCGACGGTTGCGGACCGCTCGATCACCTATCGCATCCCGGCCATGCCCGATCGTCTCGATGCGTGCGCGACCGAAGCGCGCGACATCGTGCGCCGCTTCGCATTGGACGCTAACGTGATCGCCGACGTCATGAACGGCGACGTCATCGTCCGCGCGAGCCGCAACGACACGCGCGACCTCTCACTCAAGCTGCAGGTGCTCGACGACGCGCTGCATCAAGTCGAGCCACGTGCGCGCGTCATCGCCGGCGAGCACCCCGTACGGGCGGCGCTGCGCGTATGGGGCGCCGACCCGCCGGCTATCGCGCGCATGCGAGCGCTCAAAGCCGCCTTCGACCCGCACGCCACGCTGAACCCCGGCCGCTTCATCTCGGGAATTTAG